The following coding sequences lie in one Candidatus Kinetoplastibacterium sorsogonicusi genomic window:
- a CDS encoding MarC family protein, whose product MILQEYSMSLTKGFFFTLATLLPFLNPPAIAPIFLAVTENLSPETRLILAKKISINIVLMLTAVVLIGSTILNFFGISLSIVKIGGGLLIAYSAWKLVNSNEQEKLSHENNKEELSKDQIQALSFYPLTFPITCGPGAIAGSITIGVTILSNNTYSFIPSLLGIISGITLAAISLYICMKFAAQLLDKLGKSGTAVFIKISSFIMLCLGIQVSWDGLKDVVSAMLLSIS is encoded by the coding sequence ATGATACTTCAAGAATATTCAATGTCTTTAACAAAAGGGTTTTTTTTTACATTAGCCACTTTACTGCCATTTTTAAATCCACCAGCTATAGCTCCAATATTTTTAGCTGTAACTGAAAATTTATCCCCTGAAACAAGATTAATTTTAGCTAAAAAAATTTCTATTAATATAGTATTAATGCTAACAGCAGTAGTACTTATTGGTAGTACTATATTAAATTTTTTTGGAATTTCTTTATCTATAGTAAAGATAGGAGGTGGTTTATTAATAGCTTATAGCGCATGGAAATTAGTAAACTCAAATGAGCAAGAAAAATTATCTCATGAAAATAACAAAGAGGAATTATCAAAAGATCAAATACAAGCTTTATCATTTTATCCATTGACGTTCCCTATAACTTGTGGTCCAGGTGCTATAGCAGGATCGATAACGATAGGTGTTACTATACTAAGTAATAATACATATAGCTTTATACCTAGCTTATTAGGTATAATATCAGGTATAACATTAGCAGCTATTTCACTATATATATGTATGAAATTTGCAGCACAGTTACTTGATAAATTAGGTAAAAGTGGTACTGCTGTTTTTATTAAAATATCATCTTTTATAATGCTATGTTTAGGTATACAAGTA
- the map gene encoding type I methionyl aminopeptidase: MTIIKNQSDLDDMRLACQGAAKVLDFITPYVQEGITTAELDKLCLEYITETLKAKSATIGYGNPPFPSSICTSINHQVCHGIPSNKKLKKGDILNIDVTIIKNGWFGDTSRMFYVGEVSILAKHLSMISYECMWKGIEKVKNGAYLGDIGHAIQQHAEKSGFSVVREFCGHGLGKNFHEEPQVLHYGTPKTQMKIFTGLLFTIEPMINAGKKEISHLNDGWTVITKDRSLSAQWEHAILVKDSGCEVLTISANMPKIPNFISSNKNITFSSLL, translated from the coding sequence ATGACTATTATCAAAAATCAATCTGACTTAGATGATATGAGGCTAGCTTGCCAAGGAGCAGCAAAAGTTTTAGATTTTATAACTCCTTATGTTCAAGAAGGAATCACTACTGCAGAATTAGATAAATTATGCTTAGAATATATAACAGAAACATTAAAAGCAAAATCTGCAACTATTGGTTATGGAAATCCACCATTTCCTAGTTCTATATGTACTTCTATTAATCATCAAGTATGCCATGGTATACCAAGTAATAAAAAATTGAAAAAAGGTGATATACTTAATATAGATGTAACTATTATTAAAAATGGATGGTTTGGCGATACTAGTCGTATGTTTTATGTTGGTGAAGTATCAATTTTGGCAAAACATTTATCAATGATCTCTTATGAATGTATGTGGAAAGGTATTGAAAAAGTAAAAAATGGTGCTTATCTTGGTGATATAGGACACGCAATTCAACAACATGCAGAAAAATCTGGTTTTTCAGTAGTTAGAGAATTTTGTGGTCATGGTTTAGGCAAAAATTTCCATGAAGAACCACAAGTATTACATTATGGTACACCTAAAACTCAAATGAAAATTTTTACTGGATTATTATTTACTATAGAACCTATGATTAATGCTGGTAAAAAAGAAATTAGTCACTTAAATGATGGTTGGACTGTTATTACAAAAGATAGAAGTTTATCAGCACAATGGGAACATGCAATATTAGTAAAAGATTCTGGATGTGAAGTTTTAACAATTTCAGCTAATATGCCGAAAATTCCTAATTTTATTTCTAGTAATAAAAATATAACATTTAGCTCCTTATTATAA
- the rpsB gene encoding 30S ribosomal protein S2 → MSLMKEMLNAGVHFGHQTRYWNPKMAPYIFGHRNKIHIINLEKTVEKYIEANNFVKRLISENGNILFVGTKRAAREIISQEAVRCGMPYVYSRWLGGTLTNFKTVKTSVKKLKKMESLVSDGSINKMIKKEGLLFQRELDRLNKSIGGIKDMSNLPDALFIVDVGYHKIAVAEAKELGIPVIGIVDTNHSPDNIDYIIPGNDDSTKAISLYVKGIADSIIHAKEQKLNNMLEKIDNNAEFIEFK, encoded by the coding sequence ATGTCATTAATGAAAGAAATGCTAAATGCAGGTGTACATTTTGGACATCAAACTAGATATTGGAATCCTAAGATGGCTCCTTACATATTTGGACATCGCAATAAAATTCATATTATCAATCTAGAAAAAACTGTTGAAAAATATATAGAAGCTAATAATTTTGTTAAAAGATTGATATCAGAGAATGGTAATATTCTATTTGTTGGTACTAAAAGAGCAGCAAGGGAAATTATATCACAAGAAGCAGTACGTTGTGGCATGCCTTATGTTTATTCTCGTTGGTTAGGTGGAACATTAACTAATTTCAAAACAGTAAAAACTTCTGTTAAAAAACTAAAAAAAATGGAATCACTTGTATCAGATGGTTCTATTAATAAAATGATTAAAAAAGAAGGATTATTATTTCAACGTGAATTAGATAGATTAAATAAATCTATTGGTGGCATTAAAGATATGTCTAATTTACCTGATGCACTTTTTATAGTAGATGTTGGATATCATAAAATTGCAGTAGCAGAAGCTAAAGAATTAGGTATTCCTGTAATAGGAATTGTAGATACCAATCATTCTCCTGATAATATAGATTATATAATACCTGGAAATGATGATTCTACTAAAGCAATTTCTTTATATGTAAAAGGTATTGCTGATTCAATTATTCATGCTAAAGAACAAAAATTAAATAATATGTTAGAAAAAATAGATAATAATGCAGAATTTATAGAGTTTAAATAA